Below is a genomic region from Oxyura jamaicensis isolate SHBP4307 breed ruddy duck unplaced genomic scaffold, BPBGC_Ojam_1.0 oxyUn_random_OJ76989, whole genome shotgun sequence.
TGCCCCTGGTGCGCAGAGCCCGGGGCCGGGTGGTCAACGTGGCCAGCATGGTGGGGCGTATCGCCCTGGTGGGAGGGGGGTACTGCATCTCCAAGTACGGCGTGGAGGCCTTCTCCGACAGCCTCAGgtaccccttgtcctgtccccctgtccctctcccagccccgaTCCCCGCTGCGCCGTGCTTACCGCTGCCTTCCAGGCGTGAGCTGCGGGATTTTGGGGTGAAGGTGTCCATCATCGAGCCCGGCTGCTTCCTGACCAGCATCCTGGACTCCGCCGAGGCGAGGCAGAGCATCGTGCGGGCATGGGACCGCGCGCCCGACGAGGTCAAGCAGGAGTACGGGCAGCAGTACTTCCAGGCCTGTGAGTGCgggtgccggggggctgcggctgggatcctgtggcaggggaaggaaaacaaaacgtGCTGCCCTCACTGGGTTAAATCTCAGCGGGGcacccagccagctcctgcttctCACTTCCCCTCCGCAGACAACAgcaattttcagcatttcatcaCCACAGCCAACCCCAAGCTCTCCCTCGTCACCAACGCCATGGAGCACGCGCTGACGGCCGAGTACCCGCACACTCGCTACGGATGCGGTCTGGACGCCAGACTCTTCTACATCCCCCTGTCCTACCTGCCCAGCGCCTGGGCCGACCGCCTGCTCGCCACCAGCACCACCTAGGAGCGCGCTCAGGGTGCAGCCGGTGCCCAGCACGGTGCTGCTCATAGCCCCCCGGCATCGGGTGTGTGGCCCGGGCCCCGCTTGCTCCAGTTGGTTGTTGGCGTTCGCGGCCATTTCATAGAAAGCAACGCTGCCCTGAGTGCCTGCGTGTGCTGTGTGGCCACCGCCGCGGCCTCGCCTCTGCCCGCTGCGCTTCGCTCTCGGGGGTTTCACGCTGCACAAAGCAGCAaggaacgggggggggggggggtccgggtTCGccgggagggaaggggaggacaGGGGCCTCCCCGGGGATGGGGTGAGGCATCAAACATTCCCGGGCAGAGGAGAATGACCACAGGGACTGGGAGGGCTGTGAGGGACCGAAGCTCCTTCCTGGCCCCAGAAGGCCCCAGTGCGGTGCTCGCCCCGCTCGTGGGGCAACGCAGCTCAGCCCTCACTGgccccaggctctgcaggggctgccccgcGCTCCCCTCTGATGCCCTGTGCGTGCAGGGGGAGCagccagggggctgcagcaggcggggggggggggtccgtgGGGTGCCCGTGTGGGCTCAGACCCAGCCAAAACCCCAAGGACCAAACACAAAGGCTGTGGCAGGACGCGCTGCAGCCCCGTGCCAACAACAGGCTGCCCCTGGGCTGGTTTGcaagggggggggagaggctCAGCGCCGCCGCCGGGAGCGCAGGAGTGTTTTGTGGACACTCCCTGTGCAGGCATGTGCCTA
It encodes:
- the LOC118160062 gene encoding 17-beta-hydroxysteroid dehydrogenase type 6-like → LVRRARGRVVNVASMVGRIALVGGGYCISKYGVEAFSDSLRRELRDFGVKVSIIEPGCFLTSILDSAEARQSIVRAWDRAPDEVKQEYGQQYFQAYNSNFQHFITTANPKLSLVTNAMEHALTAEYPHTRYGCGLDARLFYIPLSYLPSAWADRLLATSTT